The Methylocella silvestris BL2 DNA segment TTGATCGCCTGCGCCTGCGTGTTGAAGAGCTGCGCCTGCGCCGTCGCGACATCCGCCTTGGAGACGGTTCCCGCTGTATATTGGCGCTGAGTGATCTCCAGCGTGCGCTGAAATTCCTTCGCCGTGCGCTCCAGCAAATCTTTTAGCGCATCGGCGGCGCGCAGATTGAAATAGGCGGTCGCGAGCAGCGATTGCGACGCCAGCGTCGTATTGGCGAGGTCCGCGGCCGAAAGCTGCGCGCCCGCGGCGTTGCTTTCGATCGAGCGCCGCACCAGACCCCATATATCCGGCGTCCAGCTGGCGTTGGTCGCAAGGTCCGAGGTAAATAAAGTGGAGGAGCTGCCCGTGTTAAATCCGCTCGTCTTGCTTCCGCTATGCGTTCCCGTTCCGGAATAATTGAGGGAGACAGTCGGGAACAGTCCTGCCTGCGCTTCGCGCACGAGCGATTTGGCGGTGCGATAGGCCGCCTCGGCGCCGATGACTGTCTGGTTGGAGATCGACACCTGGCTGATAAGCGAATCGAGCGTTTTATCCCGGAACGGCGCCCACCATTGGCCGCGGTCGGCGCCGTCGAGAGGAGTCGCCGTCTTCCAGCCTTTCAGCTCCTTGTAGCGGATAGGCGTTGGAGCCGAAGGCTTCATATAATCCGGGCCGACGGCGCAGCCGCAAAGGCCGGCGGCCAGCGCGACGATTGAAGCCAGGGCTGGAAACGAGGCGCGGAAGGTCAATCAGCCTCGCTTATTCGTCGTAGAAGACAAAAGACTCGTTCCCAAAGGCCTGTCGATCTCGAGCGCAATTGGCGCGAGCGACAGGCCGGCGCAAAGGCCATGGCCGCAGTTCCGTGGTCGTTAACAACATAGCGTGGCGCGAGCAAGGCTGGCCAAGCCATGAAGGCCACGAGCGCGCCGCCTCCGCGCTTGCGAGCCGAAGCGCGGGCCCCAAAAATATCAATAAGATGTGATGCTAAATCAATCCCGGCCTGAAACAAGACGCAGCGCGGAGACGAAGTAGGATCGAAGCCGTAAAGGAGTTTGCGCAAAGTGTCGTCCCTGCTGATCCCCCTGACCGACCGCGCCGGCCGGTTCGCCCCTTTAAAATGCGCCGCGCTTGCGGCCGTTTTGGCGCCGGCGCTGTGGATCGGGATTTCCGCATTCGAGGGGCGGCTTGGCTCCCGCCCGGTCATGGAAGCGATCCACCAGACGGGCTTATGGGCGGTGCGGCTGCTCGCCCTGACGCTTGCGGTGACGCCATTGCGGCTCGCCACGCGCTGGCCGAAGCTTGTGTCGATCCGGCGGATACTTGGGGTGTCCGTGCTCGCCTATGCGGTCTTGCATGTCGGACTGTTCGCCTATGACCAACATTTCGCCGCGCTGCATATCGCCTCCGAAATCGTCAAGAGGCTGTATCTCGCGATCGGCTTTGTCGCGCTCATGCTGCTTTGTCTGCTCAGCGGGACCTCGACGGACAGAATGATCGCGCGACTAGGGTCGCGGCGCTGGACTCGCTTGCATCGCGCCGTCTATGCGATCGCGGCGCTGGCGAGCGTGCATTTTTTCATGCAATCTAAGCTGGACGTCACCCAGCCGACCATCATGGCGGGAATTTTTGCGCTTCTCCTGGGTTATCGCGTTTTGGCGGCGAGTGCGGGCGGGGACCTCTCCGCTGCCGGAGTCGCCGCGTTGGCCTTGGGCGCAGCGACGGCGACCGCTTTGGGGGAGGCGCTCTGGTTCGCCGTTTCGGCGGGCGCTCCGTTGGCGCTAGTGCTCGCCGCGAACCTTGATTTTTCCTATATGGCGCGGCCGGCCTGGTATGTGCTCGCGGCGGGCCTCGTTCTCTTCGCCGCACGGCTGTCGAGACCGGCCTTTGCGCGACGGGCGCCGAGGGTCAGACGACGCGCGCTTGGCGACGCCAAGGCGCCGGGGTAAACGGCTCGGGGCTGAATGGTTCGGGTCTGAAGGGGGCGGGCTGATTTGGCTCCGGGTTGAGAGGCGGCGTCAAGACGACGTCTGGTGGACCAGCCGAAGCGACCAGAGCGACATCGGGTTTTCTGGGCAGGCTTCCATGCTTGGCGAGGTAACGCGCGGTTTTCTCCGCTGCGGCGGGATCCTCGAAGCGCTGGCCCTCCATCGCATTGAACATTTGCGAAGCAGCAAAAAAATTGAAAGAGCAGTCGCGCCCGTCCCGCGCAACGATTCCGGCGGTTCGGCCGCCAATCTGGATTACATAGGCGTCGGGCATTTCGGAGGGCCTTTCAGCTTCGCTCAAGGCAATAATACACTAAAATTATAGACTAATGTCAACGCACTAAAGGTGGCGACGCAAATTGCATTCCAACCTCTCCGCCCGGCCGCTTTGAAAAGTGACACATGAATGTTGCGCGAGGCTGATTGTTCCGAGCCTAAATAGATAGAGAAAATTTGTATTGCTTCAGGTCAATCGCTGTTGGCGCGCGACGAGGACGCTGTCACACAAGAATGCTACACGCGTGCGTCATCACGCGACGCGTTGTTTCGCACAGCAGGCTCTCCCCTAGAGAAAGATCGCCGTCAGTCGAACAGGCTCGAGACGCTTTCTTCCTTGGCGATTCGCGTGATGGCTTCGCCGATGAGCGGGGCGACGGAGACGATGCGGATGTTCTTCGAGACGCGGATCGCCTCGGTCGAGAGGATGGTGTCGGTCAGCACCAGTTCCTTGAGGCTCGAGGCCGAGATGCGCGCGGCGGCGCCGCCGGAGAGCACGCCATGGGTGATATAGGCGTAGACCGCAATCGCGCCCTCGGCGCGCAGCGCGTCGGCGGCGTTGCACAGCGTGCCGCCGGAATCGACGATGTCGTCGATCAGGATGCAGACCTTGCCGGCGACGTCGCCGATGATGTTCATCACTTCGGATTCGCCGGCGCGCTCGCGCCGCTTGTCGACGATGGCGAGCGGCGCGTCGATGCGCTTGGCGAGCGCCCTTGCGCGCACGACGCCGCCGACGTCGGGCGAGACGACCATCAGATTGCCCTTCGGCAGCCGCGCCTCGATGTCGCGCACCAGCACCGGGGCGGCGAACAGATTGTCGGTCGGGATGTCGAAGAAGCCCTGGATCTGGCCGGCGTGCAGATCGACGGTGAGGACGCGGTCGGCGCCGGCTCGTGTGATCAGATTGGCGACGAGCTTGGCCGAGATCGGCGTGCGCGGGCCGGCCTTGCGGTCCTGCCGCGCGTAGCCGAAATAGGGGATCACCGCGGTGATGCGGCGGGCCGAGGCGCGGCGCAGCGCGTCGGTCATGATCAGCGCCTCCATCAGATGATCATTGGTCGGATAGGAGGTCGACTGAACGATGAAGGCGTCCTGGCCGCGGACGTTTTCCTGGATCTCGACGAAGATCTCCATGTCGGCGAAGCGGCGCACCTGACATTTGGTCAGCGGCACGCCGAGATAGGCCGCGATCGCCTCGGCCAGAGGACGATTGGAGTTGCCCGCCAGAATTTTCATGAGCGCAAAGATCCCGCTAGATCACGATGACTTTGGATCTTTGATCCAAAATCATGAACGTGATCGACTCCAAGAGGTCAGAGCCTGACGCCGGGCCGATAAGTCGCGCCGTCTTTCGCATGATGCTCTTGCCGCCAAAGCGCTCTCATAACCACCGCGCACGCCGCGCCGCAATGGCGAAGCCCGCGATGGATGCGGGCTCAGGAGGATTTGCGGTCGCGCCTATCTGACCCGGTTCCAGGTCTCGGACCCGCAGACGCCGCCATTTGCGCCGCAGCCTTTGATTTCCAGCGTGCGTTCGCTGCTGAGGGTTACCGTGGCGTTATAAAGCAGGCCGTCTTCCGCATTATAGGTGGTGCCGGTCCAGACATTATTGCCGGACGGCCGCAGATTGATCAAAACCTCGATTCCAAGAACCGAGCGGTTGCGTTTGGCTGGATCTGGATTGCGCTCGTCCTTGCCGGGCGCTCCCTTCGTCGAGGCGACGAAGCCGCAGAGACCGGCGCCGCATTTCTTGATGCGCACGGTTGCGCCGCCATCCGCGACTCGCCAATCGCCGATGGGATCAGCGCTGGCGGCGCCGGCAAAAAGGGTGACGAGGGCAAAGGCCGTCAGGACAACGCGCTTCATATTTCCTCCAACTCATTCTGGCTGCTCGCGCGGCCGGACTATAGCCGGGCGCGCGGCGCTGTCGAGATTGAACTCGACCTGCGCGATCTCTTCGCGCAGGAACGCGGAGGCATAAGGCATGGCGCGGCGGAGCGTAACTAAAATCGGCCTAATGTCGGCGCAGACGAGGCTAGCGGCTCAAAGAGCGCGATCAGAACGGAGGCGTCGGAGTTCCTCGCGCGCCGCAAGCAGAGCATTACGAAAAACGCTTCGACGCCCGAATTCGGTCGGACGTCGTTTGGCGGCAGACCAGCGGCGAATCGCCTACGGGTGCGAAGCCCACAGGCTACGGCGGCGGGCGAGGGAAAGAGCGGGAAGGAAGCTCGCCAGCAATGACACGACATAGCCCGATTGCACAGCCGCGAGAATTACGAGGCCGTTGAAGCAGGACCGCCAGAAGGAGTGCGCAAAGATGCCCGGATCGGTCAACGCCAGAGCAATCATCAGACCGCTCGCGGGAATCAGCACATAGACTCTGAAGAAGCGCCCGAGAACCATGCCTAATAATGCACCAACTAATAGCAAGTTTATCATTCGATGCCTCCCGATATTTTTTTAGTCTTTTTATCTTGTCGTTGTCTTGATTTCCCGCAATTTGCTCCAAACGAAGTAAAATCGAAAGCCTCATTTTGCGGCAAACTCAACGCCAGCAGACTAGCCGCAGCTCCAATCTTCGATCCGATGCGGCGCACAATCACGTTCTCGACGCCGCAAGAACGGCCGCGGCGCCTCCTAGAGCCGAGGCCAGCAGGAAACGGGGTCTCACACGGTGTAAAGACGACCTCGACTCCTGACTTCGCCCTCCTGGAGCTCCCGTCAAAATAGAACTGTCGCCGTCTTTCCCGCAAGCCGAATTTGACCGGCCTATTTTGAAATGCAGGGGAATACTTCCGCAGAGTTCGGGCGTTTACTTGTTGCACCGCAATATTGCCGGTTCGAGTCTGTCTGATACCCTCGACGGCAGCGCCGCTCTTGTTCGTGACTCAGCACGGGCGCACGCCGGGCTCCAACGCGCTAGTTGACTGCGGCGAGCCAAAAAAGCGGCTTCGACCTGCTTATGCGCCAAAGCCATAAGTTATTGATAAAAAGTTAATATGGCGTAATAAGGCATATATTTCGTCGGCTGCCGCAGGAGCTGACTCGGCTCTGGCCTGTGCAGCGCGGCAGAACTGCGGCAACGCTAAACTTCAGACCGGAGCCGCCCCGGCCCACCCTGATCTGGCCGGAACCGCGCTGCTGCGGCGCAAAAATGCCGAATGCCGTCCGCCACCGAAGTATCGTTACTCTGGTAAGCTTTGCGTCTTGCGCACAGGCTTTTCCGACCGATGTGGCAAATTTATCTCATAAATAGCGCCGGTTCAGGCGGCGCACGGACGCTGGCGCGGCCATGAAACGGCGATTGTAGATGAGATTGGAAATGATCTTCGTCGCGACCAAAGCGGCGGCGAACAGGAAAAGGTTGCGCATGGCGATCCTATCGAAAGTCGCTGCGGCTTACCCGCAACGCTTGCACAACGTTGCCCCGCGCGCAGAGGTTCCCACTAGGGATCGCAGCCGGCCGTTCATGCCCCGCCAAAAAAAAATCCGCCGAGGCAAGCCTCGACGGAGTCGCAATACGAGCTTGCGGTGAAAGCTGCCGCTCAGAGCCCTTCGAACAGGGCCGTTGACAGATATCGCTCGGCAAAGGACGGGATGATGATCACGATCGTCTTGCCTTCGCTCTCCGGCCGCAAGGCGATCTCGACGGCGGCGGCGACCGCCGCTCCGGAGGAAATGCCGACGGGAATGCCTTCGAGCCGGGCCAGCAGGCGGGCGGTGTCGAACGCCGTCTGATTGCCGACAGTGACGACCTCGTCGATCACCGAACGGTCGAGAATCGACGGCACGAAGCCGGCGCCGATGCCCTGAATCTTGTGCGGGCCAGCCTGCCCCCCCGACAGCACGGGCGAATCCTCAGGCTCGACGGCGACGATTTTCAGGCCGGGACGGCGCGGCTTCAGCACCGTGCCGACGCCGGTGATCGTGCCGCCGGTGCCGACGCCCGCGACAAAGATGTCGATTTCGCCCTTGGTGTCGTTCCAGATTTCCTCGGCGGTGGTCTTCTTGTGGATCTCCACATTTGCCGGATTGTCGAATTGTTTCGGGATCCACGAGTTCGGCGTCGAATCCACCAGCTCTTGAGCCTTGGCGATCGCTCCCTTCATGCCCTGCGCGGCGGGGGTCAGCACTAGTTCGGCGCCGAGCAACGCCAGCATCTTGCGGCGCTCGATCGACATCGATTCCGGCATGACGAGGATGAGCTTATATCCGCGCGCCGCGGCGACGAAGGCGAGCGCGATGCCGGTGTTGCCGGACGTCGGCTC contains these protein-coding regions:
- a CDS encoding sulfite oxidase heme-binding subunit YedZ: MSSLLIPLTDRAGRFAPLKCAALAAVLAPALWIGISAFEGRLGSRPVMEAIHQTGLWAVRLLALTLAVTPLRLATRWPKLVSIRRILGVSVLAYAVLHVGLFAYDQHFAALHIASEIVKRLYLAIGFVALMLLCLLSGTSTDRMIARLGSRRWTRLHRAVYAIAALASVHFFMQSKLDVTQPTIMAGIFALLLGYRVLAASAGGDLSAAGVAALALGAATATALGEALWFAVSAGAPLALVLAANLDFSYMARPAWYVLAAGLVLFAARLSRPAFARRAPRVRRRALGDAKAPG
- a CDS encoding ribose-phosphate pyrophosphokinase, which encodes MKILAGNSNRPLAEAIAAYLGVPLTKCQVRRFADMEIFVEIQENVRGQDAFIVQSTSYPTNDHLMEALIMTDALRRASARRITAVIPYFGYARQDRKAGPRTPISAKLVANLITRAGADRVLTVDLHAGQIQGFFDIPTDNLFAAPVLVRDIEARLPKGNLMVVSPDVGGVVRARALAKRIDAPLAIVDKRRERAGESEVMNIIGDVAGKVCILIDDIVDSGGTLCNAADALRAEGAIAVYAYITHGVLSGGAAARISASSLKELVLTDTILSTEAIRVSKNIRIVSVAPLIGEAITRIAKEESVSSLFD
- a CDS encoding DUF2147 domain-containing protein, which gives rise to MKRVVLTAFALVTLFAGAASADPIGDWRVADGGATVRIKKCGAGLCGFVASTKGAPGKDERNPDPAKRNRSVLGIEVLINLRPSGNNVWTGTTYNAEDGLLYNATVTLSSERTLEIKGCGANGGVCGSETWNRVR
- the cysK gene encoding cysteine synthase A, whose product is MAQSAVRPAEAAVTEHVPGRGRIYDSITETIGDTPLVRLSKIEKEKGLKAHLLAKLEFFNPLASVKDRIGEHMISTLEAEGKITPGKTTLIEPTSGNTGIALAFVAAARGYKLILVMPESMSIERRKMLALLGAELVLTPAAQGMKGAIAKAQELVDSTPNSWIPKQFDNPANVEIHKKTTAEEIWNDTKGEIDIFVAGVGTGGTITGVGTVLKPRRPGLKIVAVEPEDSPVLSGGQAGPHKIQGIGAGFVPSILDRSVIDEVVTVGNQTAFDTARLLARLEGIPVGISSGAAVAAAVEIALRPESEGKTIVIIIPSFAERYLSTALFEGL